One genomic segment of Bacteroides caccae includes these proteins:
- a CDS encoding DUF4373 domain-containing protein, producing the protein MSMINKGIPYFPTPANFFDEEIMELLEAKFGILSSYIVMRLLCKIYKEGYYISWGKEQSLIFVRKVGGGIKEEVMEKIIELLLEKEFFNKDIYEKYGVLTSEQIQKVWLEATVRRKIDFSKLPYLLEVRPGNGKQKGGTNKKDADIFKADAEVNPENEDISGQTKPNQNKLSSEEEETSNASFEIPGYAYNQTTHNVTGLLESLERHKVTDLKEKQAIMKLSDYGRKGTQIWRLFSNTTWGKIGAPGKYIIAALTNKQK; encoded by the coding sequence ATGAGTATGATTAATAAAGGAATCCCCTATTTCCCCACACCTGCAAATTTTTTCGACGAAGAAATAATGGAACTGTTAGAAGCTAAATTCGGAATCTTATCCTCTTATATTGTCATGAGACTACTCTGCAAAATCTATAAAGAAGGGTATTATATTTCTTGGGGAAAAGAACAGAGTCTTATCTTCGTCCGTAAAGTAGGCGGAGGTATTAAAGAGGAAGTAATGGAGAAAATTATAGAGTTACTGCTGGAAAAGGAATTTTTCAATAAAGATATTTATGAGAAATATGGGGTCCTGACCTCAGAGCAGATTCAGAAAGTCTGGCTGGAAGCTACTGTACGAAGAAAGATTGATTTCTCTAAATTACCTTATTTGTTGGAAGTCCGGCCAGGAAATGGTAAACAAAAAGGAGGCACGAATAAAAAAGATGCAGACATTTTTAAAGCTGACGCGGAGGTGAATCCGGAAAATGAGGACATTTCCGGACAAACTAAACCAAACCAAAATAAACTATCTTCTGAGGAGGAAGAAACAAGTAATGCTTCGTTTGAAATTCCGGGGTATGCTTACAATCAGACTACACACAACGTAACCGGACTGCTGGAAAGCCTGGAACGCCATAAAGTGACGGATCTGAAAGAAAAGCAGGCAATTATGAAGTTGTCGGATTACGGTAGGAAAGGCACGCAGATATGGAGGCTGTTCAGCAATACGACGTGGGGCAAGATCGGGGCACCGGGAAAGTATATCATTGCCGCATTGACCAACAAGCAGAAATAA
- a CDS encoding SH3 beta-barrel fold-containing protein: MKRKIDKSKLEACKLVWKKRIAAEKGISEKCAEKTAQSCIELIERMLYGNAMIAFHKQDGTFCMEQGTLVGYEKDFHREFKITSRQMSVVYWSMEQHAWRRFMIGNLLEWKAIV; encoded by the coding sequence ATGAAAAGAAAAATAGACAAAAGCAAGTTAGAAGCCTGCAAGTTAGTATGGAAAAAACGTATTGCCGCCGAAAAGGGTATTTCGGAAAAATGTGCAGAAAAAACTGCGCAAAGCTGTATAGAGCTTATTGAACGAATGTTATATGGAAATGCCATGATAGCTTTCCATAAGCAAGACGGCACATTCTGTATGGAACAAGGAACCTTGGTTGGATATGAAAAAGATTTTCACCGGGAGTTCAAGATCACTTCCCGACAGATGTCTGTGGTCTACTGGAGTATGGAGCAACACGCGTGGAGACGGTTTATGATCGGAAACCTGTTGGAATGGAAAGCGATTGTATAA
- a CDS encoding KilA-N domain-containing protein, with protein sequence MEAVTKETATSPYVESVSHSYGGLSFYIKERLMGEIKNVIETIVVDGKEMAIERRSDNVWVNMTQMAIPFGKNKLPTQWLRTKEAHEYLAALSVMHKCRTADLVIVRQGGTPQEQGTWCTDYRIAMRFAQWLDMKYSIQVDSLLVQIANGEKIVSDVLPFDGKNYISQSDYCRTLECSYHSFFGLKSHFPTEYIYVLGVWYVSMKLYRMKEADRRIRGVKADLRKEKDKWQLKFEFQ encoded by the coding sequence ATGGAGGCTGTAACGAAAGAAACAGCGACTTCGCCCTATGTAGAAAGTGTCAGTCACTCCTACGGAGGGCTTTCTTTTTATATTAAAGAAAGACTGATGGGCGAAATTAAAAATGTAATCGAGACTATTGTTGTCGATGGTAAAGAGATGGCTATTGAACGCCGGAGTGATAATGTATGGGTGAATATGACTCAGATGGCTATACCATTTGGAAAAAACAAATTACCTACTCAATGGCTTAGAACTAAAGAGGCACATGAGTATCTTGCAGCGCTTTCCGTTATGCATAAATGCAGAACGGCTGATTTAGTGATAGTTAGACAGGGAGGGACGCCTCAAGAACAAGGAACATGGTGTACGGATTATCGTATTGCTATGCGATTTGCACAATGGTTAGATATGAAATATAGTATTCAAGTAGATAGTTTACTAGTTCAAATTGCTAACGGAGAAAAGATTGTATCTGATGTTCTTCCTTTTGATGGAAAGAATTATATCAGTCAAAGTGATTATTGCCGGACGCTTGAATGTAGTTATCATAGCTTCTTTGGCTTGAAAAGTCATTTCCCTACCGAGTATATATATGTATTGGGAGTTTGGTATGTTAGTATGAAGCTTTATCGAATGAAGGAAGCTGATAGGCGAATTAGAGGAGTAAAGGCTGATTTGCGAAAAGAAAAAGATAAATGGCAGTTGAAATTTGAATTTCAATAA
- a CDS encoding helix-turn-helix domain-containing protein, with protein sequence MENISLLKEKWFKKEVERLSKEGVSKADISRALGIKPQYLNSVLNGSRGLADTFLDKFIEVYSINQFDLSPSLTDSNISAMSLRLMEKLDEKDAQIDKLHIELRLIEKELAETKARLSHYEPKTEEAKEHPKGLGTAKDASTKKPSSPNADNAASATAQ encoded by the coding sequence ATGGAAAATATATCCTTATTAAAAGAGAAATGGTTCAAGAAAGAAGTTGAACGATTGTCTAAAGAAGGTGTATCTAAAGCGGATATATCAAGAGCATTAGGCATTAAGCCTCAATATCTTAACTCTGTATTAAATGGTAGTAGAGGACTAGCAGATACTTTTCTTGATAAATTTATTGAAGTATATAGTATAAACCAATTTGATTTATCACCATCATTAACAGATTCTAATATATCTGCTATGTCGTTACGCCTCATGGAAAAACTTGACGAAAAAGATGCTCAAATTGATAAGCTCCATATAGAACTACGATTAATAGAAAAAGAACTAGCCGAAACAAAAGCTAGACTTTCACATTATGAGCCGAAAACAGAAGAAGCTAAAGAACATCCTAAGGGTTTAGGAACTGCGAAGGATGCTTCTACAAAGAAACCTTCTTCGCCCAATGCCGACAATGCGGCCTCTGCCACTGCCCAATAA
- a CDS encoding SH2 domain-containing protein encodes MGDERMMHRKNLEQRIEELTILRNETELSLLKAGCLESINEMTDNSFLWTPLLSQEHPSLYYQKAIQDSSAEPYLRLAGLLEFLLKNSIPKELQMQGLTIRIQENKCHYCISGSISLDDLYKLCEHHQVDLDCANKK; translated from the coding sequence ATGGGTGACGAAAGAATGATGCATAGAAAAAATTTAGAGCAACGCATTGAGGAACTTACGATTCTAAGGAATGAAACCGAACTGTCACTATTAAAAGCAGGCTGTTTGGAATCAATTAACGAAATGACTGACAATTCGTTTTTATGGACACCTCTATTATCCCAGGAACATCCTTCTTTATATTATCAAAAAGCGATACAAGACTCTTCAGCAGAGCCTTATCTTCGGTTAGCCGGTCTTTTGGAATTTTTACTAAAAAATTCAATTCCAAAGGAACTCCAAATGCAGGGGTTGACCATCCGGATTCAGGAAAATAAATGTCACTACTGTATCTCAGGTTCAATTTCCTTAGATGATCTTTATAAATTGTGCGAACATCATCAAGTGGACCTCGACTGTGCGAATAAAAAATAA
- a CDS encoding DDE-type integrase/transposase/recombinase, translated as MEMFGNIRCVTFAELVTQGGILSEPNYKKKVREGKIRVLRPGKGKGACALIDYVSLYKPIKDAYDAKFPDAEQRMKEQIKAEIMNDTLRSDSKAVEFYRDRYRLADGSGLTDKKQAEYVLNAQVMNEMIRVESEMVSRHRKSGYSHPKEVWETVLGTCEKLRGMYQHTLPSNAARLREKFVAYKKYGYEVLVSRKNGNQNTRKIGPMEGRLLLKLKRSKFPIYTDSQIFDEYNRQAIERGLKPIKSMTTLRNYLNDPAVMPLWFAAVYGMQKWKSKYSSLLKTQLPQMRDALWYSDGTKLNLYYRNEAGKMCTTSVYEVMDAYSETLIGYDIAPKETFDSQYRAFRQAVEFAGVRPYEIVNDNQGGHNKLAAQGFFDKIAILHKPTMPYNGQSKTIESVFGRFQQQILHKIWYFTGQNVTAVKMSSKPNLEFIEQNAYALPTLAEVKEIYRQCREEWNNAAHPATGIARIDMYRMSENPETTPVQPVDVIQMFWLTSAKEVTYTNAGLRIEIDKQRYEYEVYGEDGLRNEQWALRNTGRKFRVLYDPMDMSTVELWEVTASGLKFSASATPRVVISRATQERTSEETSFMRRTVNLNKETMALVQFSTEDFDLNEAIAAELFGLSTPKPKNVGKKKLDEVREKYEAGVLKAPISLPEKLAMDEEEEDTELGYSTTGEYTKVTSNLTFEDVISSRYDRM; from the coding sequence ATGGAAATGTTTGGTAATATACGGTGCGTGACTTTCGCTGAGCTGGTGACTCAGGGAGGAATCCTGAGTGAGCCGAACTATAAGAAGAAAGTACGTGAAGGGAAGATTCGGGTGCTTCGTCCCGGTAAAGGGAAAGGTGCTTGTGCTCTTATTGACTACGTTTCCCTCTACAAACCTATCAAAGACGCTTACGACGCCAAATTCCCGGATGCGGAACAACGGATGAAAGAACAAATCAAAGCAGAAATCATGAATGACACATTAAGAAGTGACAGCAAGGCTGTTGAGTTCTATCGTGACAGGTACAGGCTTGCCGACGGTAGCGGGCTGACAGATAAAAAGCAGGCAGAATATGTGCTGAATGCACAAGTGATGAATGAGATGATCCGTGTGGAAAGCGAAATGGTGTCGCGCCACAGGAAAAGCGGTTATTCACATCCGAAGGAAGTTTGGGAAACCGTGCTGGGCACATGTGAGAAACTTCGTGGTATGTATCAGCATACACTTCCATCCAACGCTGCCCGTCTTCGTGAAAAGTTTGTTGCATATAAGAAATATGGGTATGAAGTCCTGGTCAGCCGCAAGAACGGAAATCAGAATACCCGCAAGATCGGACCAATGGAAGGGCGTCTGCTGCTGAAACTGAAACGTAGCAAGTTCCCTATCTATACTGATTCGCAGATATTTGACGAATATAACCGCCAAGCAATCGAACGCGGGTTGAAACCAATCAAATCAATGACTACTTTGCGCAATTACTTGAATGATCCTGCCGTAATGCCACTTTGGTTTGCTGCCGTATATGGTATGCAAAAGTGGAAATCGAAATATTCTTCATTGCTGAAGACACAGCTTCCGCAGATGCGTGATGCCCTTTGGTATTCTGACGGTACGAAACTGAACCTTTACTACCGGAACGAAGCAGGAAAGATGTGCACCACTTCCGTCTACGAAGTGATGGATGCCTACAGCGAAACATTGATAGGCTATGACATCGCTCCGAAAGAAACATTCGACAGCCAGTACCGGGCATTCCGCCAGGCGGTAGAATTCGCAGGTGTCCGTCCATACGAAATAGTAAACGACAATCAGGGCGGACACAATAAACTTGCCGCACAGGGCTTTTTTGATAAGATTGCCATTCTGCACAAACCTACAATGCCCTACAACGGACAGAGCAAGACGATTGAAAGCGTCTTCGGACGTTTCCAGCAGCAGATACTCCATAAGATATGGTACTTCACCGGACAGAACGTGACAGCAGTTAAGATGAGCAGCAAGCCGAACCTTGAATTCATCGAGCAAAACGCCTACGCATTGCCCACACTGGCAGAGGTAAAAGAAATCTACCGTCAATGCCGTGAAGAATGGAACAACGCTGCCCATCCGGCTACCGGTATCGCCCGCATCGACATGTACCGCATGAGCGAGAATCCGGAGACTACGCCCGTTCAGCCCGTAGACGTGATACAGATGTTCTGGCTGACAAGTGCCAAAGAGGTGACCTACACCAATGCCGGACTGAGAATAGAAATTGACAAGCAGCGATATGAGTACGAAGTCTACGGAGAAGACGGTCTGCGCAACGAGCAATGGGCGCTTCGCAACACCGGACGAAAATTCCGTGTCTTGTACGACCCGATGGATATGTCCACCGTAGAACTATGGGAAGTCACCGCATCGGGACTGAAATTCAGTGCAAGCGCCACTCCGCGGGTTGTCATCAGCCGTGCGACACAGGAGCGTACTTCCGAAGAAACCTCGTTCATGCGCCGGACCGTCAATCTGAACAAAGAGACAATGGCTCTGGTGCAGTTCAGTACCGAAGATTTTGACTTGAACGAAGCCATTGCAGCCGAATTGTTCGGACTTTCCACTCCCAAACCGAAGAATGTGGGTAAGAAGAAGCTGGACGAGGTACGCGAGAAATACGAAGCGGGCGTATTGAAAGCTCCCATTTCCCTGCCTGAGAAGCTCGCTATGGACGAAGAAGAGGAAGATACGGAACTGGGCTATTCCACAACCGGAGAATATACCAAGGTCACTTCAAATCTGACCTTCGAGGATGTAATCTCTTCCCGTTACGACCGGATGTAG
- a CDS encoding AAA family ATPase, which translates to MKDLSLEDKNAIRDALSAYCDNYLSRNRAAESLNGVSAATVSTILNSKYTNISDDMFVRIATQIGFSFEHWALHESETFKDITFVLADAQLYKNVTWVVGDAGCGKTTAAIDYRKKHRNVFYILCSEDMKKSDFVREIAKQVGAPTDGTNLRDMLEYAISMIAFLNNPLLIFDEGDKLTDSVFNYFISIYNRLEGHSGIVFFSTDYIKRRMENGLRYNKKGYKEINSRIGRRFFDLTATTRNDIFAICRANGLTDETEIKKVLKDAEASENDLRRVKRFVHSRKRRIDELKRKGEAE; encoded by the coding sequence ATGAAAGATTTAAGCCTGGAAGATAAAAACGCTATCCGCGACGCATTGAGCGCCTATTGTGACAACTACTTGTCACGCAATCGTGCAGCGGAAAGCCTGAATGGTGTGAGTGCCGCCACCGTCTCCACAATCTTGAACAGCAAATATACCAACATCTCCGATGATATGTTTGTACGTATCGCCACGCAGATCGGCTTTAGCTTCGAGCACTGGGCACTGCATGAAAGCGAGACATTCAAGGATATTACTTTTGTGCTGGCGGATGCCCAATTGTACAAGAACGTCACCTGGGTGGTCGGCGATGCCGGATGCGGAAAGACTACCGCGGCTATTGACTACCGTAAAAAACACCGCAACGTGTTCTATATCCTTTGTTCGGAAGACATGAAGAAAAGCGACTTCGTTCGTGAAATTGCCAAGCAGGTAGGTGCGCCGACCGACGGAACCAACCTTCGCGATATGCTTGAGTATGCTATCAGCATGATCGCCTTTCTGAATAACCCGCTGCTCATCTTTGATGAAGGCGACAAACTGACAGATTCTGTGTTCAACTACTTTATCTCCATTTACAACCGCTTGGAAGGTCATTCGGGAATAGTCTTTTTCTCAACGGACTACATTAAGCGGCGCATGGAAAACGGATTGCGGTATAATAAGAAAGGTTATAAGGAAATCAATTCCCGCATCGGCCGTCGATTCTTTGACCTTACAGCTACCACCCGGAATGATATTTTCGCCATTTGCCGTGCGAATGGACTGACCGATGAAACAGAGATAAAAAAGGTGTTGAAAGATGCGGAAGCCAGCGAAAACGACCTTCGCAGAGTGAAACGTTTTGTCCATTCCCGCAAACGCCGCATAGATGAACTGAAAAGGAAGGGAGAAGCGGAATAA
- a CDS encoding DNA repair protein RadA family protein → MGRAKSVSELLATKVETFPFKNEWYDAFGEPERKGVWLVWGNSGNGKTTFVVQLCKYLCQFERVIYNSLEEGASLTMKNTLVRCGMLEVNRRFLLLDNEPIDELSERLLRRKSPGIVVIDSFQYTQMNYRQYIAFKEKHKDKLIIFVSHADGKLPSGRSARSVMYDASQKVYVEGYRAFSKGRFNGPKMQIDAWPEEASKYWGEVF, encoded by the coding sequence ATGGGTAGAGCCAAGTCGGTGAGTGAGTTGCTTGCCACGAAAGTGGAAACATTTCCCTTCAAGAACGAATGGTACGATGCCTTCGGAGAACCGGAACGTAAAGGTGTCTGGCTTGTATGGGGAAATTCCGGCAATGGAAAAACAACCTTCGTCGTTCAGCTCTGTAAATATCTCTGTCAGTTTGAACGGGTGATATACAATAGTTTGGAGGAAGGTGCCAGTCTGACGATGAAAAATACATTGGTGCGATGCGGAATGCTGGAAGTAAACCGTCGTTTTCTTCTTCTGGACAATGAGCCGATAGATGAATTGAGCGAACGGTTGCTACGGCGGAAGTCTCCGGGAATAGTCGTTATCGACAGCTTTCAATACACGCAGATGAACTATAGACAGTATATAGCCTTCAAGGAGAAGCACAAGGATAAGCTTATTATTTTCGTCAGTCATGCCGATGGAAAGCTCCCGTCCGGACGCAGTGCCCGCAGTGTGATGTATGACGCATCTCAAAAGGTATATGTGGAAGGGTACAGGGCATTCAGCAAAGGGCGGTTCAACGGGCCGAAGATGCAGATTGACGCATGGCCGGAGGAAGCCTCCAAATATTGGGGAGAAGTTTTCTAA
- a CDS encoding helix-turn-helix domain-containing protein: MRKSQEVNKAIVILRKKGDKTSLNQAEVLSGRHSEVWVFEHYVQNVSAECRDEATYCAARDAALFLSGKLELAELIPDAEQYPIAEKELKDSSGKDRMKRLEERVAELEHVIALLSEKINLTVRDEDLGYMTSKEVVDYIGCPVSLMRNWRKKGVLPYYHRGSRVFYHKKDIDNSTTIKKYMKTHGTLAKGIR; the protein is encoded by the coding sequence ATGAGAAAGAGTCAGGAAGTAAATAAGGCGATTGTCATTCTGCGTAAAAAAGGGGATAAGACTAGTCTGAATCAAGCGGAAGTCTTGAGTGGACGTCATTCGGAAGTATGGGTGTTTGAGCACTATGTTCAGAACGTATCGGCTGAATGTCGGGACGAAGCGACTTATTGTGCGGCTCGCGATGCTGCGTTATTCCTAAGTGGGAAACTTGAGTTGGCAGAACTGATACCTGATGCGGAACAGTATCCGATAGCAGAAAAAGAACTGAAAGATTCATCGGGCAAGGATAGGATGAAGAGGTTGGAGGAACGTGTTGCTGAACTGGAGCATGTGATTGCTCTTTTATCGGAGAAAATAAATTTGACGGTAAGGGATGAGGATTTGGGGTATATGACTTCTAAAGAGGTGGTCGATTATATCGGTTGCCCGGTATCTTTGATGAGGAACTGGAGAAAAAAAGGTGTCCTTCCTTATTACCATAGGGGGAGCAGAGTCTTTTATCATAAAAAGGATATCGATAATAGTACCACTATAAAAAAATATATGAAGACTCATGGCACGCTTGCAAAAGGAATCCGTTGA
- a CDS encoding host-nuclease inhibitor Gam family protein produces the protein MAKTRVKKVVISGITSEQAEIAFSEFATADAKVQNIQSKMDMEITRIRDKYADVLAEQQAIREKNFEIMQTFATEHREELFSRRKSYESAHGTFGFRTGTPKLKNVKGFTWASVTNLVKEFLPAYIRVSEELAKDRLLADRDKEEVAEQLSKCGMVVVQDETFYVEPKKENEQPS, from the coding sequence ATGGCAAAGACAAGAGTAAAGAAAGTCGTTATTTCCGGCATTACATCGGAGCAGGCGGAAATCGCCTTCAGTGAGTTTGCGACGGCTGATGCCAAAGTGCAGAATATCCAGAGCAAAATGGATATGGAAATCACCCGCATCCGTGATAAATATGCGGATGTACTGGCAGAGCAGCAGGCTATCAGAGAAAAGAATTTTGAAATCATGCAGACATTCGCGACCGAGCATCGTGAGGAGTTATTTTCCAGACGTAAGAGTTATGAAAGTGCTCATGGTACGTTCGGTTTCCGCACAGGAACTCCCAAATTAAAAAACGTCAAAGGGTTTACCTGGGCGTCCGTCACTAACCTGGTGAAGGAATTTCTTCCCGCTTACATCCGTGTGAGCGAGGAACTGGCAAAGGACCGTCTTCTTGCCGATCGTGACAAGGAGGAAGTTGCTGAGCAATTATCAAAATGTGGTATGGTTGTAGTACAAGATGAAACATTCTATGTGGAACCCAAGAAAGAAAACGAACAGCCGTCCTGA
- a CDS encoding DUF4494 domain-containing protein, giving the protein MAMHTWFECKIRYEKVMENGMQKKVTEPYLVDALSFTEAEARIIEEMTPFISGEFVVSDIKRANYSELFPSNDEQDDRWFKCKLVFITLDEKSGAEKCTSTNVLVQASDLDRAKKNLDEAMKGSMADYQVPAVTETAIMDVYPYTASDNEPEFRE; this is encoded by the coding sequence ATGGCAATGCACACATGGTTTGAATGCAAAATTCGTTACGAAAAAGTAATGGAGAACGGGATGCAGAAAAAAGTAACTGAACCTTATCTGGTGGATGCTCTCAGCTTCACGGAAGCGGAAGCACGTATCATCGAAGAGATGACACCTTTCATATCGGGGGAATTCGTAGTATCGGATATTAAACGTGCCAACTACAGCGAACTGTTCCCCAGTAATGACGAACAGGATGACCGCTGGTTCAAGTGTAAACTGGTTTTCATCACTCTTGATGAAAAGAGCGGGGCGGAGAAATGTACTTCCACTAATGTGCTGGTTCAGGCTTCCGACCTCGACCGTGCGAAAAAGAACCTGGACGAAGCAATGAAGGGATCAATGGCGGATTATCAGGTTCCCGCGGTGACGGAAACGGCAATTATGGATGTTTATCCGTATACGGCATCAGATAACGAACCGGAATTCAGGGAATGA
- a CDS encoding Cof-type HAD-IIB family hydrolase — protein MIIAVDFDGTISRGKYPAIDGEQPYAGESLRKLHSQGHKIIIWTCRTGDRLLEAINWLLEHQIPFSRINDHDPDNLAKYGGEGGKKIYAHVYIDDKNIGGFPGWPACLAEIERMEAEYEVFLKQQTLRNE, from the coding sequence ATGATTATAGCTGTAGACTTTGACGGGACGATTAGCCGGGGTAAATACCCGGCTATTGACGGAGAACAACCGTATGCGGGAGAATCGCTGAGAAAGCTTCATTCGCAAGGTCATAAGATTATCATATGGACTTGCCGTACTGGGGACAGACTGTTGGAAGCTATCAACTGGCTTCTTGAACATCAGATTCCATTCAGTCGTATCAACGACCACGATCCGGATAATTTGGCCAAATACGGTGGTGAAGGTGGAAAGAAGATATACGCGCACGTCTATATTGATGATAAGAATATCGGCGGCTTCCCCGGGTGGCCTGCATGTCTGGCGGAGATTGAGCGTATGGAAGCTGAATACGAAGTTTTTTTGAAACAACAAACCTTAAGAAATGAATAA
- a CDS encoding BRO-N domain-containing protein produces the protein MTISNEPQATGLLEVFTFNQNSTPIRVQVINNEPWFVAKDVCDVLGISKYRDAIARLDDDEGCPIEVDTLGGMQKMAAVNESGLYTLILQSRKPEAKPFRKWVTSEVLPSIRKKGYYGIKKQANNYLDARDIPYTKQLFNGCEIRTITIEGKQWLSMNDFHRAIGSSTESSQAAKKLNAKEVNAQKIHIFGNTHPSWFITMTGAMLLLSCSRKMQNMRQLELQFSEL, from the coding sequence ATGACAATTTCAAATGAACCGCAAGCTACCGGCTTGCTGGAGGTATTCACCTTCAATCAAAACAGTACACCTATCCGTGTGCAAGTAATCAACAATGAACCTTGGTTTGTAGCAAAAGATGTTTGCGATGTTTTAGGCATTTCAAAGTATCGTGATGCTATTGCTCGATTGGATGATGATGAAGGATGTCCAATTGAAGTGGACACCCTTGGAGGAATGCAAAAAATGGCTGCTGTAAATGAATCAGGATTGTATACTCTTATTCTTCAATCTCGTAAACCTGAAGCTAAACCATTCCGTAAATGGGTTACTTCTGAAGTTCTTCCTTCTATCCGCAAAAAGGGATACTACGGCATCAAGAAACAAGCTAACAATTATTTAGATGCTCGTGATATACCTTATACTAAACAGTTATTCAATGGCTGCGAAATCCGTACTATCACTATTGAAGGCAAGCAATGGCTATCAATGAACGATTTTCATAGAGCTATAGGCAGCAGTACGGAAAGTAGTCAGGCTGCAAAAAAGTTGAACGCAAAAGAAGTGAATGCTCAGAAGATACATATCTTCGGTAATACCCATCCTTCATGGTTCATTACTATGACTGGAGCCATGCTGCTACTTTCGTGCAGTCGCAAGATGCAGAATATGAGACAACTCGAACTTCAATTTTCAGAATTGTAA
- a CDS encoding DUF4248 domain-containing protein: protein MNAIYMSELAQQYFPNSTPRSATSQLHRWIVLNPELTAKLEELHFVPRQRALTPLQHEAIVLFLGEPGE, encoded by the coding sequence ATGAATGCCATTTATATGAGTGAACTTGCTCAACAATATTTTCCTAATTCAACACCACGAAGCGCAACGTCACAACTGCATCGGTGGATTGTATTGAACCCCGAATTGACGGCTAAGCTGGAGGAACTGCACTTCGTACCAAGGCAAAGGGCGTTGACGCCGTTGCAGCATGAGGCGATCGTGTTGTTCTTGGGGGAGCCGGGGGAATAA
- a CDS encoding HU family DNA-binding protein: MSVKYSLALMSTKPGDNTAKKMYYAKAQADGVVTMDEMAEEISYATSLTDGDVLNVLRALIRQMKVQLAAGKIVKMENFGTFQIQVCSTGTEAKKEFTASNITAAHIQFRPGKMVKVATRSEALSFMKVTGKKEVVVDDGSEPSNPGSGGSGVTPDPSV; encoded by the coding sequence ATGAGTGTAAAGTATTCGCTTGCTCTGATGAGCACAAAGCCGGGAGATAACACGGCAAAGAAAATGTATTATGCCAAGGCGCAAGCCGACGGTGTGGTAACCATGGACGAAATGGCGGAAGAAATTTCGTATGCCACTTCCCTGACGGACGGTGACGTGCTGAATGTGCTCCGTGCACTGATCCGCCAAATGAAGGTGCAGCTGGCAGCCGGCAAAATCGTGAAAATGGAGAATTTCGGGACTTTTCAGATCCAGGTATGTAGCACAGGTACGGAAGCTAAAAAAGAATTCACAGCCAGTAATATCACGGCTGCACATATCCAGTTCCGTCCCGGCAAAATGGTAAAGGTGGCCACACGTAGCGAAGCGTTGAGCTTTATGAAAGTGACCGGAAAGAAAGAGGTGGTAGTGGACGACGGCTCCGAACCGTCCAATCCGGGCAGTGGCGGAAGCGGAGTTACTCCGGACCCGTCTGTATAA